From a single Candoia aspera isolate rCanAsp1 chromosome 10, rCanAsp1.hap2, whole genome shotgun sequence genomic region:
- the LOC134503326 gene encoding apolipoprotein A-IV-like — protein MKFLLLAFTIFTGSQAYVLRDEQYPHLAQFNRDIIDYLKNITLLVNEKIDDIRRLELSQSLLDRLHNTYLEISKRVNYLESKLPPEVTKTYDLAVGVSLGLVEKGINVLSHLKRQVTPVTDKVAESLYSIMAPFANSVLEKVGPYTEALRRALISRVKGLNPRLSEKLKKQLQRLTKELAPLVQTLQNQLQEFQASLEPCTDHIQEKFKEGMERINQHLQPYVAPILETLEKYTKEFKNWVDSPDL, from the exons ATGAAATTCCTCCTTCTGGCTTTCACCATCTTCACAG GGTCCCAAGCATATGTTCTCCGAGATGAGCAGTATCCGCACCTGGCCCAGTTTAACCGTGACATCATAGACTACCTGAAAAATATCACCTTGCTAGTGAATGAAAAAATTGATGACATCCGAAGACTGGAGCTCAGCCAGTCACTGCT agACCGGCTTCACAACACCTACTTGGAAATCAGCAAGCGCGTGAATTACTTGGAGTCTAAATTGCCTCCTGAGGTTACAAAAACATATGATTTGGCAGTTGGGGTGTCTCTGGGCTTGGTGGAGAAAGGTATTAATGTCTTAAGCCACTTGAAGAGACAAGTGACACCAGTCACAGACAAGGTGGCTGAATCTCTGTACTCCATCATGGCCCCCTTTGCAAACTCAGTCCTGGAAAAGGTGGGTCCCTACACAGAGGCCCTGCGCCGTGCCCTCATCAGCCGAGTTAAAGGGCTGAACCCCAGGCTGTCTGAGAAGCTAAAGAAGCAACTGCAAAGGTTGACCAAAGAGTTGGCTCCATTAGTCCAAACCCTCCAGAATCAGTTGCAAGAATTCCAGGCTTCCTTAGAACCTTGCACCGACCATATCCAGGAGAAATTCAAGGAAGGCATGGAGAGAATCAACCAGCATTTGCAGCCATACGTGGCTCCGATTCTTGAGACCCTTGAAAAATACACCAAAGAGTTTAAGAATTGGGTTGACTCCCCAGATCTGTGA